Proteins from one Paenibacillus amylolyticus genomic window:
- a CDS encoding class I SAM-dependent methyltransferase has product MPTSGRVRQMVIQEVNRIPGYGDVIEAGSGWGTLGLDVVRHCPGKRLTGIENSVIPLWSSQMTAYLRVRLRRAKGNKPSLKGRLRFMRGDIYTSSYEHADCVICYLYPGAMTRLLDKFSRELPPGARVISVCFALPGKEPLRTITCRDALRTKVYVYAF; this is encoded by the coding sequence ATGCCCACATCCGGCCGCGTCAGGCAGATGGTCATTCAAGAGGTGAACCGTATTCCGGGGTACGGGGATGTGATTGAAGCTGGTTCCGGATGGGGCACACTGGGACTGGATGTTGTAAGGCATTGTCCTGGCAAAAGACTGACCGGGATTGAGAATTCAGTCATTCCCTTATGGTCGTCACAAATGACTGCCTATCTCCGTGTTCGCTTACGTCGAGCCAAGGGAAATAAACCCTCTCTCAAGGGCAGGCTACGCTTCATGCGCGGGGATATTTACACCAGTTCCTATGAGCATGCGGACTGCGTGATCTGTTATCTGTACCCGGGAGCCATGACCCGGCTTCTGGACAAGTTCAGTCGGGAGCTTCCGCCGGGTGCCAGGGTGATCAGTGTCTGTTTCGCCCTCCCGGGGAAAGAACCACTACGTACGATTACATGCCGGGATGCCTTGCGTACCAAGGTGTATGTGTATGCTTTTTGA
- a CDS encoding polyphosphate polymerase domain-containing protein gives MAIEVFNRYESKYLLTDEQYAHFYNDLLKYMELDAYNKKHEYYSISNLYFDTPQDSLIRASLSKPKYKEKLRLRAYGVPEENAKVYLEIKKKVFGLVNKRRTALKLDEAYEFVRSGQAPELADYMNKQVVEEIKYFLRLYDLEPKVYLAYERKALFDKNSRDLRITFDTNIRSRRYDLKLEQGDYGEPLVKDGRWLMEVKAEKTVPLWLSQLLCEHGLYRTGFSKYGNEFRHLVRTTNLNYQSERILVPGTDYNPSIEQDKTIIERERVLYA, from the coding sequence ATGGCTATTGAAGTATTCAACCGATATGAGAGCAAGTATCTTCTGACGGATGAGCAGTACGCACACTTCTACAATGACCTGCTGAAATACATGGAGCTGGATGCCTACAACAAGAAACATGAGTACTACTCCATCAGCAATCTGTACTTCGACACTCCTCAGGATTCGCTGATTCGCGCCAGTCTCTCCAAACCAAAATACAAGGAGAAGCTGAGACTGCGGGCGTATGGAGTACCTGAAGAAAATGCCAAAGTGTATCTGGAGATCAAAAAGAAAGTCTTTGGCCTGGTGAACAAGCGCAGAACTGCCTTGAAGCTGGATGAAGCGTACGAATTCGTTCGTTCAGGACAGGCACCGGAACTTGCAGACTATATGAACAAACAGGTGGTTGAAGAGATCAAATACTTCCTTCGCCTCTACGATCTTGAACCAAAAGTGTATCTGGCGTATGAACGCAAAGCACTCTTCGACAAGAACAGCCGGGATCTCCGCATTACCTTTGACACCAACATTCGCAGCCGCAGATACGATCTGAAGCTGGAACAGGGCGATTACGGTGAACCGCTCGTGAAGGACGGAAGGTGGCTGATGGAAGTGAAAGCCGAGAAAACCGTTCCGCTGTGGCTGTCGCAACTGCTCTGTGAGCATGGTCTATACCGTACCGGATTCTCGAAATACGGCAACGAGTTCAGACATCTGGTGAGAACGACGAATCTGAATTACCAGTCGGAGCGCATTCTTGTACCAGGCACCGATTACAACCCATCCATAGAACAAGATAAAACAATTATAGAAAGAGAGCGTGTCCTATATGCTTGA
- a CDS encoding carbohydrate-binding domain-containing protein: protein MKKKMITGSKLWSIAMITSLLAACSSPATTSSTANAATSTTGTTKTVSVSEQTSVKYADLVSLDADDTNISWSEADSTTIKLNGTTATVTGSGAKAANGSVTISEAGTYVLSGELTDGQIVVNVADKGTVHLVLNGATIHDNDSAAIYIQKAGKAVITLEKGTTNTVSDGKTYVYADATTDEPDAAIFSKADLTFNGAGQLTVTGNYNEGITSKDDLKIISGNISVKAADDGIKGKDMVAIQAGTITIDAAGDGIKSTNDTDTTKGFVAIAGGTFDIQSGNDGIQAETALVTDGGTYNIVTGGGSANAPAKAEEGPFGGGGGGGWGGGTPPTDMGTPPDGEPPADMPEMPDNSGTNTNTDTNADADTAATATESTSAKALKAGTDLTVNGGTYTIDSMDDSLHSNNNVTVNDGTFNIESGDDGIHADQELTINGGTITIAKSYEGLEGAIITLNDGDVDVTASDDGVNAAGGETETAANTAASTDRATTATDAAATSNISVTETTGTTSTTDQTSQGTDATQQGRGPGGMGPHRAITSSTLMAVHLR from the coding sequence ATGAAGAAAAAGATGATAACAGGCAGCAAACTGTGGTCGATTGCCATGATTACCAGCCTACTTGCAGCATGCAGTTCACCAGCAACGACAAGTTCAACCGCCAATGCCGCAACGTCAACGACAGGAACAACCAAAACAGTATCGGTTAGCGAGCAAACTTCTGTGAAATACGCAGATCTGGTCTCTCTCGATGCGGACGATACCAACATTAGCTGGAGCGAGGCAGATTCCACAACGATTAAACTGAACGGCACCACGGCAACAGTAACCGGTTCGGGCGCCAAAGCAGCGAATGGATCGGTAACGATCTCGGAAGCAGGCACTTATGTACTTAGCGGTGAGCTAACGGATGGCCAGATTGTGGTCAATGTGGCTGACAAGGGCACCGTACATCTCGTATTAAACGGAGCTACCATCCATGATAATGACAGTGCCGCGATCTATATTCAGAAAGCCGGTAAAGCGGTGATTACGCTCGAAAAAGGAACCACGAATACCGTTTCCGATGGTAAAACATATGTATATGCCGACGCTACAACAGACGAGCCGGATGCTGCGATCTTCAGCAAAGCGGATCTTACGTTCAACGGTGCGGGTCAACTGACCGTCACAGGTAACTATAATGAGGGTATCACGAGCAAGGATGATCTGAAGATCATTAGCGGTAACATCAGTGTCAAAGCGGCTGATGACGGCATCAAAGGTAAAGACATGGTTGCTATTCAAGCGGGTACAATCACAATTGATGCAGCAGGTGATGGCATCAAATCCACCAATGATACGGATACCACCAAAGGCTTCGTTGCCATCGCAGGAGGTACCTTCGATATTCAGAGTGGCAATGATGGTATTCAAGCCGAAACCGCACTCGTAACGGATGGCGGCACATACAACATTGTAACTGGTGGCGGTAGTGCCAATGCGCCGGCCAAAGCCGAAGAAGGTCCATTTGGCGGCGGCGGTGGCGGCGGATGGGGTGGCGGAACACCTCCAACCGATATGGGCACACCACCGGATGGCGAACCTCCAGCAGATATGCCGGAAATGCCTGATAACAGCGGGACGAATACAAATACCGATACCAATGCCGATGCGGACACAGCTGCAACAGCAACCGAGTCCACAAGCGCCAAAGCGCTCAAAGCAGGTACGGACCTGACGGTGAATGGCGGTACGTATACCATTGATTCCATGGATGATTCCCTGCACAGCAATAATAACGTGACAGTCAATGACGGAACATTCAACATTGAATCCGGTGATGACGGCATTCATGCCGATCAGGAGCTGACGATTAACGGCGGAACCATCACGATTGCGAAGAGCTATGAAGGACTTGAAGGTGCAATCATTACCTTGAACGATGGGGATGTGGATGTCACAGCTTCCGATGATGGTGTCAATGCTGCTGGTGGCGAGACGGAGACAGCTGCGAATACAGCAGCAAGCACAGATCGTGCTACTACAGCAACCGATGCCGCTGCAACATCCAACATCTCTGTAACTGAAACAACAGGTACAACATCGACTACCGATCAGACATCCCAAGGTACAGATGCTACGCAGCAAGGACGTGGACCGGGCGGTATGGGGCCGCATCGAGCAATAACGAGTTCCACATTAATGGCGGTACACTTACGGTGA
- a CDS encoding DUF4956 domain-containing protein has translation MLDSLFSSALTDTDLTFNNAVITIGLAIILGLIISLTYMKTNQATYSQSFTLTMVVLPVIVAIIILLIGSNIARAFSLAGAFSIIRFRSAPGDPKDIAYVLFTMASGLACGVGAFGYAILFTIILCVLMFVLSRFNFGGKKSQLKTLKVTIPENLSYEEALNEVFHTFNVPFDLKKIRTTELGSLYELVYSVTIHESVSQKEFLDAIRTRNGNLDISLTMSPTTDY, from the coding sequence ATGCTTGATTCACTATTCAGTTCAGCCTTAACCGATACCGATCTAACATTCAATAATGCCGTCATTACCATTGGTCTTGCCATCATTCTGGGATTAATCATCAGCCTCACGTACATGAAGACCAACCAAGCCACCTATTCTCAGAGCTTCACCTTAACGATGGTTGTCCTGCCCGTCATTGTCGCCATCATCATCCTGCTGATTGGCAGCAACATCGCACGAGCATTCAGCTTGGCAGGTGCCTTCTCGATCATTCGCTTCCGCAGTGCGCCTGGTGATCCCAAAGACATTGCTTACGTATTGTTCACGATGGCTTCCGGTCTTGCCTGCGGCGTAGGTGCTTTTGGATACGCGATTCTGTTCACCATTATCCTGTGTGTACTGATGTTTGTCCTGAGTCGCTTCAACTTCGGCGGCAAGAAGAGTCAGCTTAAAACGCTGAAAGTCACCATCCCTGAGAACTTGAGCTATGAAGAAGCACTTAATGAAGTGTTCCATACATTCAACGTACCATTTGATCTGAAAAAAATCAGAACGACCGAACTCGGCAGCCTCTATGAGCTGGTATACAGTGTAACCATTCACGAAAGTGTTAGCCAAAAGGAATTCCTCGATGCGATCCGCACACGGAACGGCAACCTGGATATCTCATTAACCATGAGTCCAACAACGGATTATTAA
- a CDS encoding response regulator transcription factor — MRILIAEDEVHLAEAVSQILKKNNYSVDMVHDGRSGLDYAQSGIYDLLLLDIMMPEMDGITVLKKLRSEGNHTPVILLTAKGELSDKVTGLDYGADDYIAKPFAIEELLARIRAALRRKGEVVPEDGLKFGDMELNTTQLKLSVQGKEIKLNLKENELLELLIARKQAITSKEQIIEKLWGFDSEVEYNNVEVYISFLRKKLTFLNSAVRINTIRGVGYVLEVTS; from the coding sequence ATGAGAATATTAATTGCGGAAGATGAGGTTCATTTGGCAGAGGCGGTATCGCAGATTTTGAAAAAAAACAATTACTCCGTGGACATGGTCCACGACGGCAGGTCAGGACTCGATTATGCGCAAAGCGGTATCTATGACCTGTTACTGCTCGACATCATGATGCCGGAGATGGACGGGATCACCGTCCTGAAGAAACTCCGCAGTGAAGGCAATCATACGCCTGTCATTCTGCTTACGGCCAAGGGCGAACTCTCGGACAAAGTTACGGGCCTCGATTATGGTGCCGATGATTATATTGCCAAGCCTTTCGCTATAGAGGAATTGCTGGCCCGGATTCGTGCAGCCTTACGCCGTAAAGGCGAAGTGGTTCCGGAGGATGGACTGAAGTTTGGCGACATGGAGCTGAACACAACCCAGTTGAAGCTGAGCGTTCAGGGTAAGGAGATCAAGCTGAATCTGAAGGAAAATGAACTGCTGGAGCTGTTGATTGCCCGCAAACAGGCGATTACGTCCAAAGAGCAGATTATTGAGAAGTTATGGGGATTCGATTCGGAAGTGGAGTATAACAATGTGGAGGTGTACATCTCGTTTTTGCGCAAAAAATTAACCTTCCTGAACTCGGCTGTCCGCATTAACACGATTCGGGGTGTGGGCTATGTACTTGAGGTGACATCCTGA
- a CDS encoding DUF2339 domain-containing protein codes for MKDFKDRLGQVQEQQKQLAKEYQALLQEYQSDDLIVKNEQLQEQYEAQKLKLGQLELRSRKMEEENARLRMALSEQMLDEKFNLIRVSREKMETYFQGKTAVHNDRVAFHEHRTKSNLNALYNQTAQELQEDSHEMKERIAYLAAEVKERIESHKRAVLEREEALRGHMERGYEQMAEEGLSEETIQRRIKQNRMEMKIGLSWINKVAILLLILGVGAAFRYSYSTWFNDEMKSGAFFLLGALMLAGGEWLFRRKKQTFAMGLLGGGISVLFGSIFYSYFLLHIIGLYTGLALSVLVSAISVLLSLRYQSKTICSLGLVGGYLPLFSYMFSFGLEGTAVYVAMIYLLLLNGIIVFISFGKRWPVVHYISFLFNTPSMLILLWLSPSEKIGMLYSIVTFALYLGITLAYPFKHRMKLTWWDFALLAMNTTISCLMLYVLFDAADWNDAQGLLALIFCLVYLGLARFVQRHMAQEKQTILLFYITSLTFAILIIPFQFGAKWLSMGWLIEGVLLVTLGHLKRFKSVERAGWGIVLLCLITFVYYDLLTLFFIGERSYFMLKYTSITLGTLLITLYYAWAVHSSSSARERFNYSPLELGFLNGFKYVTLANLWLYVLYESNELYVRAVDETFLLYMFYKLLMFAALTIALAYGLSKVKLLIDRYVQMYTTFLHVIGCCIALAVTLTMPALQPEVQQHTAAEIVGLLVLIIFNVGVFFAGRDLLIAGIRGQFKSIEWYPVIAGVYLLGSSPYS; via the coding sequence ATGAAGGACTTTAAGGATCGGCTTGGGCAGGTTCAGGAGCAGCAGAAACAGCTGGCGAAGGAGTATCAGGCTTTGCTCCAGGAATACCAGTCCGATGACCTGATCGTTAAGAATGAACAGTTACAGGAACAGTATGAAGCCCAGAAGCTCAAGCTGGGCCAGCTTGAACTTCGCTCGCGCAAGATGGAAGAAGAGAATGCACGTCTTCGCATGGCGTTATCGGAGCAGATGCTGGATGAGAAGTTTAATCTGATCCGGGTATCGCGGGAGAAGATGGAGACGTATTTTCAAGGAAAAACGGCGGTACATAATGATCGAGTTGCCTTCCATGAACATCGAACGAAGTCCAATCTGAACGCGCTGTACAACCAGACAGCACAGGAGTTACAAGAGGATTCCCACGAAATGAAGGAGAGGATTGCTTACCTTGCGGCAGAGGTGAAGGAGCGCATTGAATCGCACAAGCGAGCCGTACTGGAGCGAGAAGAGGCTCTACGTGGGCACATGGAACGTGGGTATGAGCAGATGGCGGAGGAGGGATTGAGCGAAGAGACCATTCAGCGCCGGATCAAGCAGAATCGTATGGAGATGAAGATTGGGCTTAGCTGGATCAACAAAGTAGCCATCCTGCTCCTCATTCTGGGGGTTGGTGCAGCGTTCCGATACTCGTACTCGACCTGGTTTAATGACGAGATGAAGAGCGGAGCCTTTTTCCTGCTCGGTGCGCTGATGCTCGCTGGAGGAGAGTGGCTGTTCCGCCGCAAAAAGCAGACGTTTGCAATGGGGCTGCTCGGCGGCGGGATCTCCGTCTTGTTCGGGTCTATCTTCTATAGTTACTTTTTACTGCATATTATCGGGTTATATACGGGACTTGCCCTGTCTGTATTGGTATCGGCAATCTCCGTATTGTTGTCCCTAAGATATCAGTCGAAAACCATCTGTTCATTGGGTCTGGTAGGCGGATATCTTCCGCTATTCTCCTATATGTTCTCGTTCGGGCTTGAGGGTACTGCTGTCTATGTAGCCATGATCTATCTGCTGCTCTTAAACGGCATTATTGTGTTCATATCCTTCGGCAAACGATGGCCGGTAGTGCACTATATCAGTTTCCTGTTCAACACACCATCCATGCTTATCCTCTTGTGGCTGTCGCCAAGTGAGAAGATCGGCATGTTGTATTCCATTGTGACGTTTGCATTATATCTGGGCATTACACTGGCATATCCGTTCAAACACCGGATGAAGTTAACCTGGTGGGATTTCGCTCTGCTCGCTATGAATACGACCATCAGTTGCCTGATGTTATACGTGCTATTTGATGCGGCGGATTGGAATGATGCTCAAGGCTTGTTGGCATTAATCTTCTGCCTGGTATATCTGGGTCTCGCACGATTCGTTCAGCGCCATATGGCTCAGGAGAAACAGACCATTCTGCTCTTCTATATCACTTCCCTGACCTTTGCCATTCTAATTATTCCATTCCAGTTCGGGGCCAAGTGGTTATCGATGGGCTGGTTAATTGAAGGGGTTCTGCTGGTTACGCTTGGACATCTGAAACGGTTCAAGTCGGTGGAACGTGCCGGATGGGGCATTGTGCTCCTATGTCTTATCACTTTCGTGTACTATGATCTGTTGACGCTATTCTTCATCGGGGAACGTTCTTACTTTATGTTAAAATACACCAGCATTACGCTGGGAACGCTGCTTATTACACTGTATTATGCCTGGGCAGTTCACAGCAGCTCATCTGCCAGGGAGAGATTCAACTACAGCCCGCTGGAGCTGGGCTTCCTGAATGGATTCAAGTATGTGACACTTGCGAATCTGTGGTTATACGTGCTGTATGAATCAAACGAATTGTATGTTAGAGCTGTGGATGAGACGTTCCTGTTATACATGTTCTACAAGTTACTCATGTTCGCAGCGCTCACGATTGCATTGGCGTATGGACTGAGCAAGGTGAAGCTGCTAATTGATCGATACGTGCAGATGTATACAACCTTCCTGCATGTTATTGGCTGCTGTATTGCACTGGCTGTAACGTTAACCATGCCAGCGCTTCAACCGGAAGTTCAGCAGCATACAGCGGCAGAGATTGTGGGTTTGCTGGTGCTAATCATCTTTAACGTAGGAGTATTCTTTGCAGGAAGGGATCTGCTGATTGCAGGTATCCGCGGGCAGTTCAAGAGCATTGAATGGTACCCGGTGATCGCAGGGGTATATCTGCTAGGGTCATCACCGTATTCCTGA
- a CDS encoding TetR/AcrR family transcriptional regulator, with translation MLIIEHPQDRRARRTQDAIIAAAVSLILEKGSEALTIRDITERADYNRGTFYLHFPGKPELLQFILDDFMQGIGQAYAAPYAQLTEVDMTALLPSTMPVFEYIEAHQDIFRALMTMHSDMGSRLCNMFRTYLTEDFVLVTEDSEQTINYDIMLSYLVSATVGVIMHWAEVGFKYSAHYMGEQLTALINIKPTRLLIEPGQKGRTIHERMLLD, from the coding sequence ATGTTGATTATCGAACATCCTCAGGACCGGAGAGCACGAAGAACGCAGGATGCCATTATCGCTGCAGCGGTTTCTTTGATACTGGAGAAGGGATCCGAGGCTTTAACCATTCGGGATATTACGGAGCGGGCGGATTATAACCGCGGAACCTTCTATTTACATTTTCCCGGCAAACCGGAGTTGTTGCAATTCATTCTGGATGATTTCATGCAGGGGATAGGACAGGCTTATGCAGCACCATATGCACAGCTCACAGAAGTGGATATGACTGCATTGCTGCCATCCACGATGCCGGTGTTTGAATATATTGAAGCCCATCAGGATATCTTTCGTGCATTAATGACGATGCATTCCGATATGGGTTCCCGGCTGTGCAATATGTTTAGAACGTACTTAACTGAGGATTTTGTGCTGGTGACTGAGGATAGCGAGCAGACCATTAATTACGACATCATGTTAAGTTATCTGGTATCTGCTACGGTGGGCGTGATTATGCATTGGGCGGAGGTAGGCTTCAAGTATTCTGCGCATTATATGGGAGAACAGCTTACGGCACTGATTAACATCAAACCGACCCGTCTGCTGATTGAACCAGGTCAGAAGGGTCGGACGATTCACGAGCGTATGCTGCTCGATTAA
- a CDS encoding DUF2339 domain-containing protein: MVPGDRRGISARVITVFLTIQFQWGDVGLMFSLIYLLLAILYIAYGFRRKYVMIRRLGLGLTLFATGKMVFYDVGMLTSGSKIFAYFSFGVLLLGISYLYQKVSSRMEEIQSRETAKPEEEPTMPEDEQD; this comes from the coding sequence ATGGTACCCGGTGATCGCAGGGGTATATCTGCTAGGGTCATCACCGTATTCCTGACGATCCAGTTCCAGTGGGGTGATGTGGGGCTGATGTTCAGCCTGATCTATCTGCTGCTGGCGATTCTCTATATTGCGTATGGTTTCCGTAGAAAATATGTGATGATTCGGCGTCTGGGCCTAGGTCTAACATTGTTCGCCACCGGTAAAATGGTGTTCTACGATGTGGGGATGCTCACCTCGGGCAGCAAAATCTTTGCCTATTTCAGCTTCGGCGTGCTATTGCTTGGGATCTCTTACCTGTACCAGAAGGTGTCCAGCCGGATGGAGGAAATACAGTCGAGGGAGACAGCGAAGCCTGAGGAAGAACCGACCATGCCGGAGGATGAACAAGATTGA
- a CDS encoding SDR family oxidoreductase, translating to MSTSYTHTAVITGAAGGIGKELARRLAERKINLVLVDLNEEAIQQTITDLNLDKEHVIAVKANVSQEADVKNYVQKALDAFGRIDYFANNAGIEGPTGLIEDLSVEALDTVYNVNIRGVFLGLQNVIPVMKKQKSGAILNTSSLAGLMGAPAVSPYIMSKHAVVGLTRTAANELAPYNIRVNAVLPGTINTRMMRQIEANSGNVEDYQSATVSAIPMGRYGEPEEVAAVMNFLLSEEASYVTASLYTVDGGMMGQ from the coding sequence ATGAGTACATCGTATACACATACAGCCGTTATTACAGGAGCAGCCGGAGGCATTGGTAAAGAATTGGCACGTCGCCTCGCAGAGCGCAAAATCAATCTGGTACTGGTCGACCTGAATGAAGAAGCCATCCAGCAGACGATTACCGATCTGAACCTCGACAAGGAACACGTCATCGCTGTAAAAGCGAACGTATCCCAGGAAGCAGACGTGAAAAACTATGTGCAAAAAGCACTGGATGCGTTTGGACGAATCGATTATTTTGCCAACAATGCCGGCATTGAAGGCCCAACAGGACTGATCGAAGACCTGAGTGTTGAAGCACTCGACACCGTATATAACGTCAACATTCGTGGCGTATTCCTCGGTCTGCAAAATGTCATTCCCGTTATGAAAAAACAAAAATCCGGTGCGATTCTCAATACCTCTTCCCTTGCGGGTCTGATGGGTGCACCTGCCGTATCTCCGTATATTATGTCCAAACATGCCGTAGTTGGCCTCACACGTACCGCTGCGAATGAACTGGCACCTTACAATATCCGCGTTAACGCTGTATTGCCAGGCACAATCAATACCCGTATGATGCGCCAGATTGAAGCAAATTCCGGTAATGTGGAAGATTATCAATCGGCTACGGTATCTGCCATTCCAATGGGCCGTTACGGTGAACCGGAAGAAGTCGCTGCCGTAATGAACTTCCTGTTGTCCGAAGAAGCATCGTATGTAACAGCTTCCCTCTACACTGTAGACGGCGGCATGATGGGTCAATAA
- a CDS encoding SMI1/KNR4 family protein: MLIKAFKEWSDQNEGLIEILASTGKTTAINKFKPGASEDKIKELSEYFSTPLPPDYISFLRLCNGASLFEDPKYGGEYFLYSAQDVIHYNEASDNKIVVAHILDDRILIDLERWSSGDEQYLLLCESLYSVEHTGSFYSNFETWLERFIISQGEKFWYWKTERSFE; this comes from the coding sequence ATGTTAATTAAAGCATTTAAGGAATGGTCGGACCAAAATGAAGGTCTCATTGAAATCCTTGCTTCTACTGGAAAAACGACTGCTATAAATAAATTCAAACCAGGTGCCTCCGAAGATAAAATTAAAGAGCTCTCGGAGTATTTTTCTACTCCATTACCTCCAGATTACATAAGCTTTTTACGATTATGTAACGGAGCCTCCTTGTTCGAAGACCCCAAATATGGTGGGGAGTACTTCTTATACTCAGCCCAAGATGTTATACATTACAATGAAGCATCAGATAATAAGATTGTAGTCGCCCATATTCTTGATGATCGAATCCTAATTGATTTAGAGCGTTGGAGTTCAGGGGATGAACAATATCTGTTGCTTTGTGAGAGTTTATATTCTGTTGAGCATACAGGTTCTTTTTACAGTAACTTTGAAACATGGTTGGAACGTTTTATAATCTCTCAGGGCGAGAAATTCTGGTACTGGAAGACAGAACGTAGTTTTGAATAA
- a CDS encoding HAMP domain-containing sensor histidine kinase, with protein sequence MIKTDDQWKITDTQSRFDMEDTFYNEALQKVDQTGVGQSERQTGQFALDGTDWAYVVDPSGDGHMIVFIDVTAQQGILTNLIYTFAVVGLVMLIVIYFLSRYFANRSIAPVREAFEKQKQFIGDASHELKTPLAIINTNADVLLANQEDTIANQAKWLHYIKSETERMTGLTNDLLYLTQMDDSRSTMIHAKFNISDAMESIILPMEAVIFEKNISLDYNIEPNLTVHGNSEQIKQVILILLDNAVKYSGPKGSVNVTLQKQNNDVILAVSNTGEGIAPEHLDRIFDRFYRTDSSRARTHGGHGLGLAIARSIVDQHKGDLYAKSVVGEGATFYVRLS encoded by the coding sequence ATGATCAAGACAGATGACCAGTGGAAGATTACGGATACGCAGTCCCGATTTGATATGGAAGATACCTTCTACAATGAGGCATTGCAAAAGGTTGATCAAACGGGCGTTGGTCAATCGGAACGGCAGACGGGACAATTTGCACTGGATGGAACGGACTGGGCCTATGTGGTTGATCCGAGCGGTGACGGGCATATGATCGTATTCATTGATGTGACGGCACAACAAGGCATACTTACGAATCTTATCTATACATTTGCTGTTGTTGGACTGGTTATGCTCATTGTGATCTACTTCCTGAGCCGTTATTTTGCGAATCGCTCCATTGCGCCAGTCAGAGAAGCGTTCGAGAAGCAAAAACAATTCATTGGAGATGCTTCACATGAGCTGAAGACACCGCTGGCAATCATCAATACCAATGCGGACGTGCTGCTTGCAAATCAGGAGGATACCATAGCGAACCAGGCCAAATGGCTTCACTATATCAAGTCCGAAACCGAGCGCATGACCGGACTGACGAATGATCTGCTCTATCTGACACAGATGGATGACTCGCGTTCCACGATGATTCATGCGAAGTTTAATATAAGCGATGCAATGGAGAGTATTATTTTGCCGATGGAGGCTGTGATTTTTGAAAAAAATATTTCCCTCGATTACAACATTGAGCCGAATCTTACGGTCCATGGGAACAGCGAGCAGATCAAACAGGTCATTCTGATCCTGCTCGATAATGCGGTGAAGTATTCCGGTCCCAAAGGGTCCGTGAACGTTACGCTTCAGAAACAGAATAATGATGTCATACTGGCTGTATCCAATACAGGCGAAGGCATTGCACCGGAACATCTGGATCGGATCTTCGATCGTTTCTATCGTACGGATTCGTCCAGAGCCCGCACACATGGTGGACATGGTCTGGGGTTGGCGATTGCTCGCTCCATTGTCGATCAGCACAAAGGAGACCTATACGCCAAAAGTGTGGTCGGAGAAGGCGCTACATTTTACGTGCGGTTGTCGTAG
- a CDS encoding FHA domain-containing protein: MRETAKIVIRTPGQESDGSFAYVSQGRSITVGRYTGGSELDLSIYNQMISKRHCRIHYDIQQQLWIEDLDSKNGTELNGQRLVPYEKYPFGEGDSLTLVNGLIQLRAEGDLGETREYRVSDLLGEGVRLQDHLQTVQIGEVEIPLSKKEYQLFKLLYSELDHFVTREQIVAQVWPERSMLESEAVGIDEINSLIYRTNRKLGVHFTIKSVYKKGVYMKSHVPE, translated from the coding sequence ATGCGGGAGACGGCAAAAATCGTCATTCGTACGCCAGGGCAGGAAAGTGACGGCTCGTTCGCTTATGTAAGCCAAGGTCGCTCCATTACGGTGGGACGTTACACGGGCGGTAGTGAATTGGACTTGTCTATCTATAATCAGATGATATCGAAGCGGCATTGCCGCATTCACTATGATATACAGCAACAGTTATGGATTGAGGATCTGGATAGCAAAAATGGAACCGAACTGAACGGGCAGCGCCTCGTTCCCTATGAGAAATATCCGTTTGGCGAAGGAGACAGCCTCACTTTGGTCAACGGCCTGATCCAGCTTCGCGCTGAAGGGGATCTTGGAGAGACCAGGGAATATCGGGTGTCGGATCTGCTGGGTGAGGGTGTGCGTTTGCAGGATCACCTGCAAACCGTACAGATCGGTGAAGTGGAGATCCCGCTGTCCAAGAAGGAGTATCAGCTGTTCAAGCTGCTGTACAGTGAACTGGACCATTTTGTGACCCGAGAGCAGATTGTGGCTCAGGTGTGGCCGGAACGGAGCATGCTGGAGAGTGAAGCGGTAGGGATCGACGAGATTAACTCCTTAATCTATCGGACGAATCGCAAGTTAGGTGTACATTTTACGATCAAGTCCGTGTATAAAAAGGGTGTATATATGAAGTCTCATGTGCCGGAATGA